The nucleotide sequence TCATACCTCCCCTTCTAATCTTTTCACTAACAACAGGTATGATTTCTTCTAACCTTTCAGTACCACCTATGAATGCAGAGTCAAGTTCATCATTTATTTTATTCAATACCTCTGGTGCTTCACCCTCAATAATCTCCACGTTTCTAAGGGAGAATTTCTCCACATTTTTCCTTGTAAGTTCCACAGCCTGAGGATCCCTCTCAACAGCATACACTTTACCCTTCTCCCCAACAATTAGCCCTGCCTCTACAGAAACACTACCTGTTCCACTGCCCACATCTAGGAACTTTGCACCGTAGAATAGCCTAGCCTTGGAAAGAGCTAAAACTCTTATCTCCTCCTTAGTCATAGGGATCTTCTCCTCTCTTATAAATTCCTCATCAGGGATACCTGGGACTCTCATACTTCACCACTCTTTGCCATAATTTTACCATCCTCAGAGATAACTACAACTCCTAATTTTAATTTACTCACTCTTTTTAGTTTCTCGAGTGCTCTATCTGATACCACTTTCATAACCTTCTGCCGTTCTTCATCTGTGAGATATGATAACCCCTCTGAGATGGAAAGGGATTTCACTATTTTTTGGATTTTTTCCAGGGAAATGCCTGCTACTACCGACGAGAAAGTCAAAGTCTCTAACCTTGCGTCACCGAATTTACTGTGAGTGTTTAGCATTCCTGCAGCTACCTTAACGAGTTTTCCGGGTAAACTAACAAGAATCACTTGAGAAAACCCTAACTCCTCAGCTACCTTTAACGATGAACCTACGTTGTCCCCTATCTTGATGACTTTATCACCGTAAATTTCCCTAGCGAACTTAAAACTAGTATTCCCTGGAGCAAGGACTAAAGTTTTATGACCTGTACTTTTTACTACACACGCTTCAGACTTTATATGCTCGATATAATCCTCATCACTTACAGGATATTCAATTCCTGTAGTACCAAGTATTGAAATACCTCCTTCAACTCCAACTAAAGGGTTCATAGTGTTCTTTGCCAACTCCTCTCCCTTAGGTACATATAATTTTACGTAAACACCAGAACTTACCACTTCCTTTACAGCGTCAATAATCATCTGTTTAGCTATTGGACTAATGGATTTATCTCCCACATCTCCTTTAAGTCCAGGTCTAGTTATTGTGCCCACCCCTTCTTCTGCTGTAATGGTTATAGTCTGAGAGTTACTCCTACCTGAACACGCAATAATTTCAAGACCGTCAAGTATATCAGGATTGTCCCCAGAAAACTTCTTTGCAGAGGCACAAAACTCACTCTCTTTTCTACTGTAATTTCCCACTGATATCTCTAGTCTCAGACCAATAGGCGTTGGGATGGTGACAGTTTTTGGTGTTTCGTTTTTAATCAAAAAGATAACTGAAGCCTTTGATGCTGCTGCGGCAGTTGCACCAGTAGTTATTCCAAATCTCTTAAGTGTTGACATCAAGGCTGTATTTCCTCTCATACCCTCTTGGCGTCAATATTCTATTTCCCCACAAATAGCTACGTGAATTCCCAACAACCACTGTAGTAATCATGTTAATTTTATCTTCGTATTCTCTCCAGTTCGAGAGCGTCGTGGTAAATACCTCTTCTGACTCCCTATAAGCACCTTTCACTATTCCCACTGGAGTCTCAGGCTTCCTATACTCTGAAATAATTTTCATGGCTTTTTCAAGAAGAGGCTTATTTATAGGGTTATACAGGACTATTACAAAATCTGCCTCTGCAGCTTTTCTCACCCTGAATAGGATATCCTCCGCAGGGACTAGTAAGTCACTCAGACTAATTGAGGCGAAATCCATTGATAGCGGTGAACCAAGTCTAGATGCTGCAGCTAACCCTGCAGTAACACCGGGAATTACCTCAAAGTCTACCTGAATTTTATTCTTATACATCATTTCCAAAGTAATTCCAGCCATTCCGTAAACTTGTGGATCGCCACTTGAAATAAGAGAGACAACATTTCCTTCCATGGCTTTTTCCAAGGCTGTTCTAGCCCTATAGATCTCCTCTTTCATTCTGGCAGTTATGACTTCCTTACCGTCAGTTAGGTCTTTCACTAAATCAGCATAAGTGGTGTAAGCAACGATTACATTACTCTCCTTTATGGCTTGAACTGCTCTAATCGTTCTCATCTCTGGTGAACCAGGACCTACACCAACAATATACAATTTGCCCTTCATATCCTGACCCTCCTAATTAGTTCATTAATTATTGCAACTGCAATATTACTTCCACCATAACTTCCCCTTACTACTATACATGGAATACCACTTTTTATCAGTTGTTCTTTTACTTCGCTTGCGTTAGTAAATCCTGGAGGAGATGCAACAACTAACGGAATGTCAACCTTTCTTTCCTCATGAATTCTTAACACCTCTAACAAAGCAGTAGGTGCATTACCTATTACAACAATCTTTGATGAGTTTAGCCCAAGTCTCATTGCAGCTGCAGTCCTGGTTATACCCATTTTTTTAGCTAATTCTGATGAGTTATCAAGGTAATTCTCGACCTGTTCCCACCTAATACCGGCTTTCACCATTTTAACATCAGTTAGTATCGATATACCTGATCTCAAAGCTTCTAGACCACTCCCTATTGCATCATAAGATATGTATACATGTTTAGCTAATTCAAAGTTCCCAGATGCGTAGACAGCCCTTGCGATTACCTCTAGCTCTTCATCATTAAAAACGCTGAAAATTTCTCTTAATTTCTCTCTTATCATGTTCATAGTATTTTCCTCAATCTCCTCAGGGTCTTCAATATAATGACCTTCTTCAACGTCCTTAAATGCGGATTTTATCCTGTAAAAAATAGCAAGTTTAACTAGTTCAGAATCTGCTAAAGGTTTGGTTATATATGCATAAATCCTCTTTCCGTTGTATGTTGTCTCACTCCATCTGTAAAAGTCAGAAACGTTTAACTCGCCCATAATGTCATGGGCGACGTGATTTCCCCTGCCGAGAAATGCTAAGGCAAAAATAAAATGATCATAACCATGTGATAAAAGTTCATTTAACCGCGTACGCCAATTAGGTTCAGTGAATTCATTATGTGTTAGATAAACTGGAATTCCCAGTTTCCTTTCCACATACGATGTGACCTCTCCCATATCTTCAACAAACGTATTCCTTCTAGAACCATGAGTTAAAATTAAAACTGCAGTATTTTCTCGCATTATGATGGATAGGGTATCCAAACATATAAACTTATGGCACAAACACGAATCTCTATAAAATTAAAATCGGAAGCACTAT is from Sulfolobus acidocaldarius DSM 639 and encodes:
- the cbiT gene encoding precorrin-6Y C5,15-methyltransferase (decarboxylating) subunit CbiT, whose amino-acid sequence is MRVPGIPDEEFIREEKIPMTKEEIRVLALSKARLFYGAKFLDVGSGTGSVSVEAGLIVGEKGKVYAVERDPQAVELTRKNVEKFSLRNVEIIEGEAPEVLNKINDELDSAFIGGTERLEEIIPVVSEKIRRGGMIVLDAILIESAVKALHTLSELGYKAEVIEVIVAKGMKTSKGYAMISRNPIFIIYGEKK
- a CDS encoding precorrin-3B C(17)-methyltransferase, with amino-acid sequence MKGKLYIVGVGPGSPEMRTIRAVQAIKESNVIVAYTTYADLVKDLTDGKEVITARMKEEIYRARTALEKAMEGNVVSLISSGDPQVYGMAGITLEMMYKNKIQVDFEVIPGVTAGLAAASRLGSPLSMDFASISLSDLLVPAEDILFRVRKAAEADFVIVLYNPINKPLLEKAMKIISEYRKPETPVGIVKGAYRESEEVFTTTLSNWREYEDKINMITTVVVGNSRSYLWGNRILTPRGYERKYSLDVNT
- the cbiD gene encoding cobalt-precorrin-5B (C(1))-methyltransferase CbiD encodes the protein MSTLKRFGITTGATAAAASKASVIFLIKNETPKTVTIPTPIGLRLEISVGNYSRKESEFCASAKKFSGDNPDILDGLEIIACSGRSNSQTITITAEEGVGTITRPGLKGDVGDKSISPIAKQMIIDAVKEVVSSGVYVKLYVPKGEELAKNTMNPLVGVEGGISILGTTGIEYPVSDEDYIEHIKSEACVVKSTGHKTLVLAPGNTSFKFAREIYGDKVIKIGDNVGSSLKVAEELGFSQVILVSLPGKLVKVAAGMLNTHSKFGDARLETLTFSSVVAGISLEKIQKIVKSLSISEGLSYLTDEERQKVMKVVSDRALEKLKRVSKLKLGVVVISEDGKIMAKSGEV
- a CDS encoding precorrin-8X methylmutase encodes the protein MRENTAVLILTHGSRRNTFVEDMGEVTSYVERKLGIPVYLTHNEFTEPNWRTRLNELLSHGYDHFIFALAFLGRGNHVAHDIMGELNVSDFYRWSETTYNGKRIYAYITKPLADSELVKLAIFYRIKSAFKDVEEGHYIEDPEEIEENTMNMIREKLREIFSVFNDEELEVIARAVYASGNFELAKHVYISYDAIGSGLEALRSGISILTDVKMVKAGIRWEQVENYLDNSSELAKKMGITRTAAAMRLGLNSSKIVVIGNAPTALLEVLRIHEERKVDIPLVVASPPGFTNASEVKEQLIKSGIPCIVVRGSYGGSNIAVAIINELIRRVRI